Proteins found in one Campylobacter concisus genomic segment:
- a CDS encoding molybdopterin molybdotransferase MoeA, translated as MLLNDALDALKSKFKLKIDSEILPISMALGKTLANDVVAVKDLPCFDNSALDGFAVKFEDKNKPYKIVASAFAGDKEQLSIGKNECVKIMTGAKMPKGTDTIIKIEDCVVEGNFIKAPNNLKKGDGYRFKGEEVKIGEILLKSGEVLNTRGIMMLAAQGISFINVKKQPSVGIYSSGNEIIEPWQRASEDEIYNANAFGIAALLSSIGQDSSYLGIIKDNLDAVKQAFLNTTNYDIIVCSGGASAGEADFMKIALIELGYNEIFSHIDIRPGKPCKAYEKDGKLIFVLPGNPMAAYVCMMMLVLPLLKEDCFVMQNAINAQSLKVKSGRINAIFGNIENDKFIATNSGKYGSGMIDHILKSTFMFLTSPDQSEILQNSEISLIKLP; from the coding sequence ATGCTACTAAATGATGCATTAGATGCGCTTAAATCTAAATTTAAATTAAAAATAGATAGTGAAATTTTGCCTATCAGTATGGCTCTTGGTAAAACATTGGCAAATGATGTAGTGGCGGTAAAAGACTTACCATGTTTTGATAACTCTGCGCTTGATGGCTTTGCTGTGAAATTTGAAGATAAAAATAAGCCATATAAAATAGTTGCAAGTGCCTTTGCAGGCGATAAAGAGCAGCTAAGCATCGGCAAAAATGAGTGCGTTAAGATAATGACTGGCGCGAAGATGCCAAAGGGTACTGATACAATCATAAAGATTGAGGATTGTGTTGTTGAAGGAAATTTTATAAAAGCACCAAATAATCTTAAAAAAGGTGATGGGTATCGCTTTAAAGGCGAAGAGGTAAAGATTGGTGAAATTTTGCTAAAAAGTGGCGAGGTTTTAAACACTAGAGGCATAATGATGCTAGCAGCACAGGGCATAAGTTTTATAAATGTTAAAAAACAGCCTAGTGTTGGAATTTATTCAAGTGGAAACGAGATCATCGAGCCTTGGCAAAGAGCGAGCGAGGATGAAATTTACAATGCAAATGCCTTTGGCATCGCTGCACTTTTAAGCTCCATAGGGCAAGATAGCTCATATCTTGGCATCATAAAAGATAATTTAGACGCCGTAAAACAGGCGTTTTTAAATACTACAAACTATGACATCATTGTCTGCTCTGGCGGAGCAAGTGCTGGGGAGGCTGACTTTATGAAAATAGCTCTAATCGAGCTTGGATACAATGAAATTTTTTCACATATTGATATAAGACCTGGCAAACCTTGCAAGGCTTATGAAAAAGATGGCAAACTTATTTTTGTCCTTCCTGGAAATCCAATGGCAGCTTATGTTTGCATGATGATGCTTGTTTTGCCTCTTTTAAAAGAGGATTGCTTTGTGATGCAAAATGCTATAAATGCACAAAGTTTAAAGGTAAAATCAGGTAGGATCAATGCTATTTTTGGAAATATTGAAAATGATAAATTTATAGCAACAAATAGTGGAAAATACGGCTCTGGCATGATAGATCATATTTTAAAAAGCACTTTTATGTTTTTAACTAGCCCAGATCAAAGCGAAATTTTACAAAATAGTGAAATTTCTCTTATAAAACTTCCATAA
- a CDS encoding NlpC/P60 family protein, which produces MSNSINKKIFFILSIIFFTGCSFTSNQPTTPQNETNQTVTSSVDFSEQMIGEIIDEDNDREDKKFGSFFKKYLNTRAGGDCSGFVSIVNAKYQNMYFDEKTINRYYDNGGRKSKAIYNFYESKNLITHKNPKIGDLVFFSNTLGKGIQKNKDKKNITHVGIVTAVLGDETVKFIHNSGGKIIHSYMNLKQKNVHLKGNQEINSYLVRCSNSSCLAANRFAGYGKAK; this is translated from the coding sequence ATGTCAAATTCAATAAATAAAAAAATCTTTTTTATACTTAGCATTATATTTTTTACAGGTTGTTCTTTTACCTCTAACCAACCGACAACTCCGCAAAATGAAACAAATCAAACCGTAACTTCAAGTGTTGATTTTAGTGAGCAAATGATTGGTGAAATCATAGATGAAGATAATGATAGAGAAGATAAAAAATTTGGTTCTTTTTTTAAAAAATACCTAAATACAAGAGCGGGCGGCGATTGCTCAGGATTTGTTTCTATCGTAAATGCAAAGTATCAAAATATGTATTTTGATGAAAAGACAATAAATCGCTACTACGATAATGGCGGTAGAAAGTCAAAAGCGATCTATAATTTTTATGAAAGTAAGAATTTAATTACTCATAAAAATCCAAAAATAGGTGATCTTGTATTTTTTTCAAATACTCTTGGCAAGGGCATTCAGAAAAATAAAGATAAGAAAAATATCACTCATGTTGGCATAGTTACAGCTGTTCTTGGCGATGAGACGGTAAAATTTATACATAATTCTGGCGGAAAGATAATTCATAGCTATATGAATCTAAAACAAAAAAACGTGCATCTAAAAGGAAATCAAGAGATAAATAGCTACCTTGTAAGGTGTTCAAACTCAAGTTGCTTGGCAGCAAATAGATTTGCTGGATATGGCAAAGCAAAATAA
- the murA gene encoding UDP-N-acetylglucosamine 1-carboxyvinyltransferase, protein MMHYLKIKGNAKLSGEVKISGAKNAALPIIALTLLAKKSVNLTNIPNVADIKTLCQLLTNLGAKCEFKDKNSLSIDTSSVSSTTANYDIVRKMRASILTLGPLLARFGHCEVSLPGGCAIGQRPIDLHLNALEKMGANIEIKQGYVVATAPNGLKGAKIVFDKITVTGSENIIMAAALAHGTTELFNVALEPEVVQICEILAKSGVKIEGIGTSELKITGSGQKLLEICDIEVIPDRIEAGTYLCAGAITNSKISVTKANAAHMTAILNKFEEMGFGIEVDGDKITILPAKEIKPVEIRTTEYPGFPTDMQAQFMALCLAANGVSTIDERLFENRFMHVSELARMGADIKLNGHIASVYAPAKLNAADVMATDLRASSALILAALIANGESLVHRIYHLDRGYENLEEKFQGLGANIIRLEE, encoded by the coding sequence ATGATGCACTATTTAAAGATAAAAGGAAATGCCAAATTAAGTGGCGAAGTAAAAATAAGCGGTGCCAAAAATGCTGCTCTACCGATCATCGCCCTAACCTTACTTGCAAAAAAAAGTGTAAATTTAACAAATATCCCAAATGTCGCTGATATAAAAACGCTTTGCCAACTGCTAACTAACCTAGGAGCAAAGTGCGAATTTAAAGATAAAAACTCACTAAGCATAGACACAAGCAGTGTAAGCTCAACAACTGCAAACTATGATATCGTTAGAAAAATGCGCGCTTCCATCTTGACACTTGGACCGCTTCTTGCACGCTTTGGCCACTGCGAAGTGAGCCTACCTGGAGGATGTGCGATCGGACAAAGACCTATTGATCTGCATCTAAATGCGCTTGAAAAAATGGGAGCAAATATCGAAATAAAGCAAGGCTATGTCGTCGCAACAGCACCAAATGGACTAAAAGGTGCAAAGATCGTTTTTGATAAGATCACCGTAACTGGTAGTGAAAATATCATCATGGCTGCAGCCCTAGCCCACGGCACGACAGAACTTTTTAACGTGGCGCTTGAGCCTGAAGTGGTGCAAATTTGTGAAATTTTGGCTAAGAGTGGTGTTAAAATAGAAGGCATCGGCACAAGCGAGCTAAAGATAACTGGAAGTGGCCAAAAATTGCTTGAAATTTGCGATATTGAAGTAATTCCTGATAGGATCGAAGCTGGCACATATCTTTGTGCTGGAGCTATAACAAATAGCAAAATTTCAGTCACAAAGGCAAATGCTGCACACATGACAGCCATTTTAAATAAATTTGAAGAGATGGGCTTTGGTATCGAAGTAGACGGCGATAAGATCACGATATTGCCAGCAAAAGAGATAAAACCAGTGGAGATAAGAACCACCGAGTATCCGGGCTTTCCAACAGATATGCAAGCTCAATTTATGGCGCTTTGCCTTGCAGCAAATGGCGTTAGCACGATAGATGAGAGGCTTTTTGAAAACCGCTTTATGCACGTTAGTGAGCTTGCTAGAATGGGAGCGGATATTAAATTAAATGGACATATTGCAAGTGTTTATGCACCAGCTAAGCTAAATGCAGCCGATGTGATGGCGACAGATCTTAGAGCAAGCTCAGCGCTGATACTAGCTGCTCTTATAGCAAATGGTGAAAGTTTGGTACATAGAATTTATCACCTTGATAGAGGATATGAAAATTTAGAAGAGAAATTTCAAGGCCTTGGTGCAAATATTATTAGGCTTGAGGAGTAA